A genomic segment from Lignipirellula cremea encodes:
- a CDS encoding mandelate racemase/muconate lactonizing enzyme family protein, giving the protein MKITQVVCQILRIDNVEAKTASSQDAIIVRVRTDNGLEGIGEADSSPEMVKAAIDAPFSHNVACGLRELLLGENPLETDRIWEKMYRRTMYAGRRSTMITAMAAIDMALWDIKGKQFGEPIHRLLGGKRHDKIRAYASILFGRDGEETADIGRRWREAGYTAVKFGWEPMGQSEQVDLDLVRGAREGLGDDGILLIDAGCVWDSRTALRRAQAFAEYKPEWLEEALHPDDVEGYRWLRDRSPIPIAAGEEECGRHSFRPLIDQRALDVYQVDLSRNGFTDAHYIRQRVEEIGARVCNHCYTSPVTHAASMHWLSTSRDAFLFEDCVEDSPLRHELTHEKIQAEDGWVHIPDRPGLGVTLNEDFIAQRLIAQSGD; this is encoded by the coding sequence ATGAAAATCACCCAGGTCGTCTGCCAGATTTTGCGGATCGACAATGTCGAAGCGAAAACAGCCAGCAGCCAGGACGCCATCATTGTCCGTGTGCGGACCGATAACGGCCTGGAAGGGATCGGCGAGGCGGACTCTTCGCCCGAGATGGTCAAAGCGGCGATCGACGCCCCGTTCAGCCACAATGTGGCCTGCGGCCTGCGCGAACTCCTGCTGGGCGAGAACCCGCTGGAAACGGACCGGATCTGGGAAAAAATGTACCGCCGGACCATGTACGCCGGCCGTCGCAGCACCATGATCACCGCCATGGCGGCGATCGACATGGCGCTCTGGGACATCAAAGGGAAGCAATTTGGCGAACCGATCCATCGCCTGCTCGGCGGGAAACGCCACGACAAAATCAGGGCGTATGCTTCGATCCTGTTCGGCCGCGACGGCGAAGAAACAGCCGACATTGGCCGCCGCTGGCGCGAGGCCGGCTATACGGCCGTCAAGTTCGGTTGGGAGCCAATGGGCCAAAGCGAGCAGGTCGACCTGGACCTGGTCCGCGGCGCCCGCGAAGGGCTGGGCGACGACGGCATCCTGCTGATCGATGCCGGCTGCGTGTGGGACAGCCGCACCGCCCTGCGGCGGGCGCAGGCCTTTGCCGAGTACAAACCGGAATGGCTGGAAGAAGCCCTGCACCCCGACGATGTCGAAGGCTATCGCTGGCTCCGTGATCGCAGCCCGATCCCGATCGCCGCCGGCGAAGAGGAGTGCGGCCGCCACTCCTTCCGCCCGCTGATCGACCAGAGGGCGCTCGATGTTTACCAGGTCGACCTGTCCCGCAACGGCTTCACCGACGCCCACTACATCCGCCAGCGCGTGGAGGAGATCGGCGCCCGGGTGTGCAACCACTGCTACACCAGCCCGGTGACCCACGCTGCCAGCATGCACTGGCTCAGCACCTCGCGCGATGCGTTCCTGTTTGAAGACTGCGTCGAGGACTCGCCGCTGCGGCACGAACTGACCCACGAGAAAATCCAGGCCGAAGACGGCTGGGTCCACATTCCCGATCGTCCCGGCCTGGGCGTCACCCTGAACGAAGATTTCATCGCCCAGCGCCTGATCGCCCAGTCCGGCGACTGA
- a CDS encoding bis(5'-nucleosyl)-tetraphosphatase — MAKLKSCGVILFRQEPQLSFLLMQHPDRWDLPKGHVDPGETELQCALRELEEETGYFANEVRLDPDFRFQLDYSVRYKRSGNQWQTKSLIMFLGELLVDRPPLLTEHEGYAWWTWEPPHRIQEKTIDPLLASVASHWQTKSGD, encoded by the coding sequence ATGGCCAAACTCAAATCCTGCGGGGTCATCCTGTTTCGACAGGAGCCGCAACTCTCCTTCCTGCTGATGCAACATCCGGATCGCTGGGACCTGCCCAAAGGGCACGTCGATCCGGGAGAGACCGAGCTGCAGTGCGCGCTGCGGGAGCTGGAAGAAGAGACCGGCTATTTCGCCAACGAAGTCCGGCTGGACCCCGACTTTCGCTTCCAGCTGGACTACAGCGTGCGTTACAAACGCAGCGGCAACCAATGGCAGACGAAGTCGCTGATCATGTTCCTGGGAGAGCTGTTGGTGGATCGCCCGCCCCTGCTGACCGAGCATGAAGGCTACGCGTGGTGGACCTGGGAGCCGCCGCATCGGATCCAGGAGAAAACAATCGACCCCCTGCTGGCCAGCGTCGCCAGCCACTGGCAGACGAAGAGCGGCGATTAG
- the dapB gene encoding 4-hydroxy-tetrahydrodipicolinate reductase, whose product MPTNIAINGAAGRMGQRLIVLGHADPEIHIVDALESASNPNLGKDVGVLCGIGGIGVLLSNQLNGAIDSVIDFSNPAGAASITEECVRNGVPLVMATTGLDDEQQTAIRHAAETIPVVWAPNMSLAVNVTMKLVETTARALKDLESGVDVEILERHHRYKEDAPSGTALRFGQLVAEQMGQQIHTHGREGAVGKRPHEEIGYHAIRTGDNPGEHTILFGLLGETIELTVRASNRDCYALGALAAAKWIAHKGPGLYTMYDVLGL is encoded by the coding sequence GTGCCAACCAATATCGCGATCAATGGAGCCGCCGGACGAATGGGTCAGCGGCTGATTGTGCTGGGACATGCCGACCCGGAGATTCACATTGTCGATGCGCTGGAGTCGGCGTCGAATCCCAACCTGGGGAAAGATGTCGGTGTGTTGTGCGGCATCGGCGGCATCGGCGTGCTGCTCAGCAACCAGTTGAACGGGGCGATCGACTCGGTGATTGACTTCTCCAACCCGGCCGGCGCCGCCAGCATTACCGAGGAATGCGTCCGCAACGGCGTGCCGCTGGTGATGGCCACCACCGGACTCGACGACGAACAGCAAACGGCCATCCGCCATGCAGCCGAAACCATTCCCGTCGTCTGGGCCCCCAACATGAGCCTGGCCGTGAACGTCACCATGAAGCTGGTGGAAACGACCGCCCGGGCCCTCAAGGATCTGGAATCCGGCGTGGATGTGGAGATTCTCGAACGCCATCATCGTTACAAAGAAGACGCTCCCAGCGGCACGGCCCTGCGGTTTGGCCAGCTGGTGGCCGAGCAGATGGGCCAGCAGATTCACACCCATGGCCGTGAAGGCGCCGTCGGCAAACGTCCCCACGAAGAGATCGGCTATCACGCGATCCGCACCGGCGACAACCCGGGCGAGCACACCATTCTGTTCGGTTTGCTGGGGGAAACGATCGAGCTGACCGTCCGCGCCAGCAACCGCGACTGCTACGCCCTGGGCGCGCTGGCCGCCGCCAAATGGATCGCCCATAAGGGACCCGGTCTGTACACCATGTACGACGTGCTGGGCCTGTAA
- the thrC gene encoding threonine synthase, with product MGLSGVASQKCISPPCGATFDVGEVLVACPKCGELLDVVYDWSKASPPSELRELEKYWTQRHNPLRFSGVWRFHDLLPFVDPDSVVTVGEGQTLLQQADGVAPFVGMKTGRLFLQYEGMNPSGSFKDNGMTAAFTHANNIGAKRAACASTGNTSASLAMYCSVTRAMRAVIFIGSGKISFGKLSQALDYGALTVQISGDFDDAMQRVKEICSRLGIYLVNSVNPFRLEGQKTIMFRVLESLGWRVPDWIVVPGGNLGNSSAFGKAFFELKQLGLIDRIPRLAVINAAGANTLYELFEKRGMRWKDGHGDPTLANGYFGELDSTGAKASTIASAIEINRPVNLMKCLRALDVCDGVVREVSDQQILDAKSQVGAGGMGCEPASAASVAGAKLLREEGVIGMDDEVVCILTGHLLKDPKATVAYHTTDQTEFDEVLGSRGVRRASFANRAVRVPNDLDEIIKAIQLYS from the coding sequence GTGGGCTTAAGCGGCGTCGCCTCTCAGAAATGTATTTCCCCGCCTTGCGGCGCCACGTTCGACGTGGGCGAGGTCCTTGTGGCTTGTCCCAAGTGCGGCGAATTGCTGGATGTTGTCTATGACTGGTCCAAAGCGTCGCCGCCGAGCGAACTGCGGGAGCTGGAAAAATACTGGACGCAGCGACACAACCCGCTCCGTTTCAGCGGCGTCTGGCGATTCCACGATTTGCTCCCCTTTGTAGATCCGGATTCTGTCGTCACCGTGGGCGAAGGGCAAACCTTGCTGCAGCAGGCCGACGGCGTGGCTCCGTTTGTCGGCATGAAAACAGGCCGATTGTTCCTGCAGTATGAAGGGATGAACCCTTCCGGCAGCTTCAAAGATAACGGCATGACGGCAGCGTTTACGCACGCCAACAACATCGGCGCCAAACGGGCCGCCTGTGCGTCCACTGGCAATACAAGCGCCTCGCTGGCCATGTACTGTTCGGTCACCCGGGCGATGCGGGCGGTGATTTTCATCGGCTCCGGAAAAATCTCGTTCGGCAAGCTGTCGCAAGCGCTCGACTACGGCGCGCTGACGGTGCAGATCTCGGGCGACTTCGACGACGCCATGCAGCGGGTGAAAGAAATCTGCTCGCGGCTGGGCATTTATCTGGTGAACAGCGTCAACCCGTTCCGGCTGGAAGGGCAAAAGACGATCATGTTCCGCGTGCTGGAATCGCTCGGCTGGCGCGTGCCCGACTGGATCGTGGTGCCCGGCGGCAACCTGGGCAACTCCAGCGCGTTTGGCAAAGCTTTTTTTGAACTCAAGCAGCTGGGACTGATTGATCGCATCCCGCGGCTGGCCGTCATTAATGCGGCCGGGGCAAACACCCTGTACGAGTTGTTCGAAAAACGCGGCATGCGCTGGAAAGACGGTCACGGCGATCCGACCCTGGCGAACGGTTATTTTGGCGAACTGGACAGCACCGGCGCCAAGGCCTCGACCATTGCCAGTGCAATCGAAATCAATCGTCCCGTCAACCTGATGAAATGCCTGCGGGCCCTCGATGTCTGCGACGGCGTCGTCCGCGAAGTCAGCGACCAGCAGATCCTCGACGCCAAATCGCAAGTCGGCGCGGGCGGCATGGGCTGCGAGCCCGCCAGTGCGGCCAGCGTCGCCGGAGCCAAACTCCTGCGCGAAGAAGGCGTCATCGGCATGGACGACGAAGTCGTCTGCATCCTGACGGGGCATCTGCTCAAAGATCCCAAGGCGACGGTCGCCTACCACACAACCGATCAGACCGAGTTCGACGAAGTGCTGGGCAGCCGCGGCGTGCGGCGGGCCTCCTTCGCCAATCGGGCCGTACGCGTGCCCAACGATCTCGACGAAATCATCAAGGCCATTCAGCTTTACAGCTAA
- the nadA gene encoding quinolinate synthase NadA: MSTTAFSASAFELPPYKSLSNEELSQRIEGVRSRLGERLLLLGHHYQQDEVIAHCDLRGDSYQLSQMAAGSSACESIVFCGVHFMAETADILANRPEKMEERSGRRVTVMLPDMAAGCSMADMAAIEQVENAWEDLGEIIDNSDITPVTYINSAASLKAFCGKHGGIVCTSSNAAAVLEWAFARTSRVLFFPDQHLGRNTALKMGITNDQMPVWNPFESDLGGNTEEALQQSKVILWQGHCSVHQMFTAAHVHAFREQYPGIKILVHPECMQEVNDLADVSGSTGKIIQTVQQAPAGTQWAIGTELHLVNRLKAEHPEQQIHFLSPVVCMCATMYRIDLAHLCWTLENLEAGTPVNVIEVDDETTRWSLTALERMLEVH; encoded by the coding sequence ATGTCGACCACTGCTTTTTCGGCCTCTGCCTTTGAGCTTCCGCCTTACAAGTCGTTGTCGAACGAAGAATTGTCGCAGCGGATCGAAGGCGTTCGCAGCCGCCTGGGCGAACGTCTGCTGCTCCTGGGGCATCATTACCAGCAAGACGAAGTTATCGCCCATTGCGACCTTCGCGGCGACAGCTATCAGCTCAGCCAGATGGCGGCCGGCAGCAGCGCGTGCGAAAGCATCGTCTTCTGCGGCGTCCACTTTATGGCGGAAACGGCCGACATCCTGGCCAATCGTCCCGAGAAAATGGAAGAACGCAGCGGACGACGCGTCACCGTGATGCTGCCCGATATGGCGGCTGGCTGCTCCATGGCCGACATGGCCGCGATCGAACAGGTGGAAAACGCCTGGGAAGATCTGGGCGAAATCATCGACAACAGCGATATCACGCCCGTCACCTATATCAACTCGGCCGCCAGCCTCAAGGCGTTTTGCGGCAAGCACGGCGGGATCGTTTGCACCTCGAGCAATGCGGCCGCCGTCCTGGAATGGGCGTTCGCCCGGACCAGCCGCGTGCTGTTCTTTCCCGACCAGCATCTGGGCCGGAATACGGCCTTGAAAATGGGCATCACCAACGACCAGATGCCCGTGTGGAACCCGTTTGAAAGCGACCTGGGCGGCAATACCGAAGAAGCTTTGCAGCAGAGCAAGGTCATTCTGTGGCAAGGGCACTGCAGCGTCCATCAAATGTTCACCGCCGCGCACGTGCACGCCTTTCGCGAGCAGTACCCCGGCATCAAAATCCTGGTCCACCCCGAATGCATGCAAGAGGTCAACGACCTGGCCGACGTGTCCGGTTCGACCGGCAAGATTATCCAGACCGTGCAACAGGCGCCGGCCGGTACGCAATGGGCCATCGGCACCGAACTGCATCTGGTGAACCGACTCAAGGCGGAACACCCGGAACAGCAGATCCACTTTCTGTCGCCCGTGGTCTGCATGTGTGCGACCATGTACCGGATCGACCTGGCGCACCTCTGCTGGACGCTGGAGAACCTGGAAGCCGGCACGCCGGTGAACGTCATCGAAGTCGACGACGAAACCACCCGCTGGTCGCTCACCGCGCTCGAACGCATGCTGGAAGTGCACTAA
- a CDS encoding cupin domain-containing protein produces the protein MAVTHAQAGEIIDISPLGPHLHAASTMALVKTDAMEVLRLVLPAGKQIAPHAARGEITVQCLEGKVAFEARGAEHELTAGKLLYLAAAEVHALRAIEDSSLLVTILLSSKAAAKTA, from the coding sequence ATGGCGGTTACCCATGCCCAGGCGGGCGAGATTATCGACATCAGTCCTTTGGGACCCCATCTGCACGCGGCCTCGACCATGGCCCTGGTCAAAACAGATGCGATGGAAGTGTTGCGGCTGGTGCTGCCTGCCGGCAAGCAGATCGCCCCTCATGCAGCGCGGGGAGAAATCACCGTGCAGTGCCTGGAAGGCAAGGTGGCGTTCGAGGCGCGAGGAGCCGAGCATGAATTAACGGCCGGCAAGCTATTATACCTGGCCGCGGCCGAGGTTCATGCATTGCGAGCGATCGAAGACAGTTCGCTCCTGGTCACCATTTTGCTGTCGTCCAAGGCGGCCGCCAAAACAGCCTGA
- a CDS encoding Rrf2 family transcriptional regulator — MLSKTAEYALRAVVWLGRQPDLAESANHLADVTKTPRRYLHKVLQDLVRQQILRSQPGPGGGYALAMDPKNLTILDVVNAVAPLERIRHCPLGLTSHTTLCPLHKELDEAYAATEAAFSRVTIEELLRSTNPTLPLCEVESDATETPS, encoded by the coding sequence ATGCTATCGAAAACTGCGGAATACGCACTTCGCGCGGTTGTTTGGCTGGGCCGGCAGCCGGATCTCGCCGAATCGGCTAACCATTTGGCGGACGTGACCAAAACGCCCCGGCGTTATCTGCACAAGGTGCTGCAGGATCTGGTCCGCCAGCAGATCCTGCGGTCGCAGCCTGGTCCGGGCGGCGGGTATGCGCTGGCGATGGATCCCAAGAATCTGACCATTCTCGATGTCGTCAACGCCGTGGCGCCGCTGGAACGTATCCGCCATTGCCCGTTGGGGCTCACCTCGCACACCACGTTATGCCCTTTGCATAAGGAACTGGACGAAGCTTACGCCGCGACCGAAGCCGCTTTCTCCCGGGTGACGATCGAAGAACTGCTGCGTTCCACGAACCCCACCCTTCCCCTGTGCGAAGTGGAATCCGACGCCACAGAAACGCCGTCGTAG
- a CDS encoding response regulator translates to MLVLSRRVQETIVLPTIDTTLEILSVKGNVARVGIQAPKKLPVLRGELIDPTVQYNDDLDPSGQRKQVHQLRNALNLASMGIGLADRQLDIGQNREARATLKTVLREVNAMCQVASTPATVEKRPACRMLLVEDDANERRLLAGFLRLSGIEVAIAKDGVEAINYLASNKDKPQIVLMDMLMPNCDGPTAVRAIRNTPEHAGIKIYGVSGAPAESFPLKTPGDVDGWFRKPLDPERLVGEIARMVETSAA, encoded by the coding sequence ATGCTTGTACTTTCGCGACGCGTTCAAGAAACGATTGTGCTGCCGACAATCGATACCACGTTAGAAATACTCTCCGTCAAAGGGAACGTGGCCCGTGTGGGAATCCAGGCTCCGAAAAAATTGCCCGTGCTCCGCGGGGAACTGATCGATCCGACGGTCCAGTACAACGACGACCTCGATCCCTCCGGCCAGCGGAAGCAGGTGCATCAGTTGCGGAACGCGCTGAATCTCGCCTCCATGGGCATCGGTCTGGCCGATCGCCAGCTGGATATTGGCCAGAACCGCGAAGCCAGGGCGACCCTGAAAACGGTCCTCCGCGAAGTCAACGCGATGTGCCAGGTGGCCAGCACGCCGGCGACCGTTGAGAAACGTCCGGCCTGCCGCATGCTGCTGGTCGAAGACGACGCCAACGAACGCCGCCTCCTGGCCGGCTTCCTGCGTCTGAGCGGGATCGAAGTCGCCATCGCCAAAGACGGCGTGGAAGCCATCAACTATCTGGCCAGCAACAAAGACAAGCCGCAAATCGTGCTGATGGACATGCTGATGCCCAACTGCGACGGCCCCACCGCCGTCCGGGCCATTCGCAACACGCCTGAGCACGCCGGCATCAAAATCTACGGCGTCAGCGGCGCCCCGGCCGAGTCGTTTCCGCTCAAAACGCCCGGCGACGTCGACGGCTGGTTCCGCAAACCGCTGGATCCGGAACGCCTAGTCGGCGAAATCGCCCGCATGGTGGAAACGAGCGCCGCCTGA
- a CDS encoding outer membrane protein assembly factor BamB family protein, with product MMMTGFRQQLAAAAVLLLAMPLQATAEDWPQFRGPTGQGLSTEKNLPLQWSGSENVAWKVRVPGEGWSSPIVVGDLVFVTSTTNEGQSCHVICFDRKSGDLRWNTKVFDQEVRKKRAENSDATPTPVSDGKRVYAVFSGGGIAALDFSGKLAWTHRDIAFYGHHGLAASPIIYKDLLLMAYDGSSDGEDNKIGWKIPWKEAVLLAVDTKTGKERWRGKRGLSRLGHVTPNILHEDSGDQIISGAGDAVQGFDPASGELIWSIYSQGEGVTPSVVVGDGLVFSCSGFEAPTIRVIRTGGQGDVTKTHIAWEQTRGVPSLASPLYVAPYLYAVTDAGIATCLDAASGEIVWQERIEGKHSSSPVYADGRIYFLSEAEGETVVLEAGPKFNILARNRIDEKCKASIAISQGNLFLRSEEHLFCIGPAPK from the coding sequence ATGATGATGACTGGCTTCAGACAACAACTGGCCGCTGCGGCGGTGCTCCTTCTGGCAATGCCCCTCCAGGCCACGGCCGAAGACTGGCCCCAGTTCCGCGGCCCCACCGGCCAGGGACTTTCCACCGAGAAGAACCTGCCGCTGCAGTGGAGTGGAAGCGAGAACGTCGCCTGGAAAGTCCGCGTGCCGGGCGAAGGCTGGTCCTCGCCGATTGTGGTAGGCGACCTGGTCTTTGTCACCTCGACCACCAACGAAGGCCAGTCCTGCCATGTGATCTGCTTCGACCGGAAGTCGGGCGACCTCCGCTGGAACACCAAAGTTTTCGATCAGGAGGTGCGGAAGAAGCGGGCCGAAAACTCCGACGCCACGCCTACCCCCGTATCCGACGGAAAGCGGGTTTACGCCGTGTTCAGCGGCGGCGGGATCGCCGCCCTGGATTTCTCCGGAAAGCTGGCCTGGACGCATCGCGATATCGCCTTCTATGGCCACCATGGTCTGGCCGCCTCGCCCATTATCTACAAAGACCTGCTGCTCATGGCGTATGACGGCAGCAGCGACGGCGAAGACAACAAGATCGGCTGGAAAATCCCCTGGAAAGAGGCCGTCCTGCTGGCGGTCGATACCAAAACGGGCAAAGAGCGCTGGCGCGGCAAACGCGGCCTGTCCCGTCTGGGACATGTCACGCCGAACATCCTGCACGAGGACAGCGGCGACCAGATCATCAGCGGCGCCGGCGACGCGGTGCAAGGCTTTGACCCGGCCAGCGGCGAGCTGATCTGGTCGATCTACAGCCAGGGCGAAGGCGTTACGCCGTCGGTCGTCGTCGGCGACGGCCTGGTGTTCAGCTGCTCCGGCTTTGAAGCCCCGACCATTCGCGTGATCCGCACCGGCGGCCAGGGCGACGTCACCAAGACCCACATCGCCTGGGAGCAAACCCGCGGCGTGCCTTCGCTGGCTTCCCCGCTGTACGTGGCGCCCTACTTGTACGCCGTGACCGACGCCGGCATCGCCACCTGCCTGGACGCAGCGTCGGGCGAGATTGTATGGCAGGAGCGAATCGAGGGGAAACATTCGTCCTCCCCCGTCTACGCCGACGGCCGCATTTACTTTTTAAGCGAAGCCGAAGGGGAAACGGTCGTACTGGAAGCCGGCCCCAAGTTCAACATCCTGGCGCGGAACCGGATCGACGAAAAATGCAAAGCCTCGATCGCCATCTCCCAGGGCAATCTGTTCCTCCGTTCCGAAGAACACCTCTTCTGCATCGGCCCGGCGCCGAAGTAA
- a CDS encoding carbon-nitrogen hydrolase family protein — MRKLKIALAQCRQTADFDDNAAAVFEFLDKAAAADARIVCFPETQTVGYRVDIATPDAPVEPARLDDLHQRVAQRCGELQLACILGTEIPLADNPQGKPYNSALVISEQGDILGAHHKAILTPLDAVAYSPGQGYQTYDLCGVKVGVVICFEGFRFADTTRECVRQGALLVFHPQNNTTRPNDWKIPIHHAMITTRAAENTVWFASCNLCHPLHQNCASMVVAPDGRLHAQTDLKREQLLATEIDIDLATRAMFNFDTDGCATVLFADTVAREEYARKNSP, encoded by the coding sequence ATGCGAAAGCTGAAGATTGCACTGGCCCAGTGCCGACAGACGGCCGACTTTGACGACAACGCGGCCGCCGTCTTTGAGTTCCTCGACAAGGCGGCCGCCGCCGATGCACGGATCGTCTGCTTTCCAGAAACGCAAACGGTCGGCTATCGGGTCGACATCGCTACTCCCGACGCCCCCGTGGAGCCGGCCCGGCTGGACGATCTGCATCAGCGCGTGGCGCAGCGCTGCGGCGAGCTGCAGCTGGCCTGTATCCTGGGCACGGAGATTCCCCTGGCGGACAACCCGCAAGGGAAGCCGTACAATTCCGCGCTGGTGATTTCCGAACAGGGAGACATCCTGGGCGCGCACCACAAGGCGATCCTGACTCCACTGGACGCCGTGGCCTATTCGCCCGGCCAGGGTTACCAGACGTATGATCTGTGCGGCGTGAAAGTCGGGGTGGTCATCTGCTTTGAGGGCTTTCGCTTTGCCGACACCACGCGCGAGTGCGTACGGCAAGGCGCCCTACTGGTGTTCCATCCGCAGAACAACACCACCCGGCCCAACGACTGGAAGATCCCCATCCATCACGCCATGATTACCACCAGGGCGGCCGAGAACACGGTCTGGTTCGCCTCCTGCAATCTGTGTCACCCGTTGCACCAGAACTGCGCCTCGATGGTCGTAGCGCCCGACGGCCGGCTGCACGCGCAGACCGATCTCAAGCGGGAGCAACTGCTGGCGACCGAGATCGACATCGATCTGGCGACGCGCGCGATGTTCAACTTTGACACCGACGGCTGCGCCACGGTGCTCTTCGCCGACACCGTCGCCCGTGAAGAATACGCCAGGAAGAACTCGCCCTGA
- a CDS encoding SGNH/GDSL hydrolase family protein, translating into MTIQPVALFALLLAAAGGAFVASGSVDAAELIPLEPPSVVIIGDSIRLSYADEVTAALRGKARIVSPRPNGGDSKNVLANIKNWAIDEQPNVVHFNCGIHDTKKFTATGEFQVSPEQYEANLRAIVARLRDETNAVVLFATTTPIVDEWAAKARVGRDYALLEASVEQYNAIAERVMKELKVPVNDLHALTVKDAPKLINSDGVHMNAEGQKLIGQAVADFIEKHLPAAN; encoded by the coding sequence ATGACGATTCAACCTGTTGCTTTGTTCGCCCTGCTGCTGGCCGCGGCGGGCGGGGCCTTTGTCGCCAGCGGAAGCGTGGATGCGGCCGAGCTGATTCCGCTAGAACCGCCGTCCGTCGTGATTATTGGCGATTCTATCCGCCTCAGTTACGCCGACGAAGTCACAGCAGCCCTCCGCGGCAAAGCGCGGATCGTAAGCCCCCGCCCCAACGGCGGCGACAGCAAGAATGTGCTCGCCAATATCAAAAACTGGGCGATCGACGAACAACCCAACGTGGTGCACTTCAACTGCGGCATTCACGACACCAAAAAATTCACCGCCACCGGCGAGTTTCAGGTATCGCCCGAGCAGTATGAAGCCAACCTGCGCGCGATCGTGGCTCGCCTGAGGGACGAAACCAACGCAGTGGTGCTGTTCGCCACCACCACCCCCATTGTCGATGAATGGGCCGCCAAGGCGCGCGTCGGTCGCGATTATGCTTTGCTGGAAGCCAGCGTCGAGCAGTACAATGCGATCGCCGAGCGCGTGATGAAAGAGCTCAAGGTGCCCGTCAACGACCTGCACGCCCTGACCGTGAAAGACGCCCCCAAGCTGATCAACAGCGACGGCGTGCACATGAACGCCGAGGGCCAGAAGCTCATCGGCCAGGCAGTCGCCGACTTCATCGAGAAGCATCTGCCCGCCGCCAATTAA